AACATGTCGGGTGCGATGCCGACGAAATGAACCGGCACGGTGCCATCGTTGCTGCCGTCGGTTTTGAATTCGCCCAGCCGAAAGTTCAGTTCCTCACCCATCGGGGTCATCTTCTTGGCCACGCTGCCCAGCTCCACGCGGCCGGCAACCCGAATGCCTTCGTTGGCCAAACTTTCCTTCTGGGCGAGAAACTCGTTGATGGTGAAATAATATACGGCGGTCTGCCGCACGCCAGAATACATCAGGTACCCCACGGCCCCAGCTAGCAGAAACGCCGCGACCACGAACCGCGCTTTTCTATTCATAGGTACTGCTCACGCTAGAGAATCCCCTAGCCCGTTTCAAGCAAGCGCTATACCGGGGCAGAGCTGGATTCCTCAACTTTACGAATGCTGAGAACTAGCGGGTCTCCGTTCTCACGGTTGGGAATAGCCCTTCCACGTAGCGGGCAATAATGTCAGTTTCGATGTTGACCGACTCCCCCGGACGTTTGCGGAGCAAGCTCGTGTGCTCTTGGGTGTACTCAACCAATGACACGGCGAAGCTGTCGGCGGTCTTGTCGATGATTGTGAGGCTGGCTCCGTCGATGGCGACAGGCCCCTTCACCACCATGTAGCGCAGGAGTTCCGGTGGCGTCCGGAAGCGCACAATTATCGCGTTTTCCTCAGGCTCCACAGACTGAATAGTTGCCGTTCCCTCAACGACACCACGAACGATGTGGCCGCTGAGCCGGTCCGTCGGGCGTACCGAGCGCTCGAGGTTGACCCGATCCCCGGGCTTCAATACCCGAAGGTTGGAGCGGCGATAGGTCTCGGGCATGACATGCGCCTTGAAGGAATTGCTGTCGAACTCCGCCACGGTCAGGTCGACGCCGTTAATCGCGATGGAGTCACCCAGCTTGGTGTCTTCCAGTATCTGCCGCGCGCGGATGCGAAGTTCTCCAGTTCCCGTCTCAGCCACTTCGCCGACTTCTTCGATGATTCCCGTAAACATATGAGGCCATAGATTGCAGGTTCCGGGACTGCAACGCAAGGCGCAAAACGGGTACAATCTCTGCAAATGGTTGTACACGAGACCGATGTCGTCGCGTGCCCGTAACCTTGCTCTTGCGGGGAGAAGGACGGCGGCAAGCTGTATATTGTCGATTACGAGCCGGAAGCCGGTCTGGTCACGAACCTGGTGTTCTCAGCCTACCTCTGGCTCTTCGAACCCAGGCATATGGCTCAGTTTCTGCGGTATGATTGGGCAAAGATACTTCTGAGTGTTGGCATTCGGGTCGACGGCGTGGAGAAACATTTGTTTTCCAAGTTGATCTCCACAACAAAGCCGTGCGCCAGAGTTGCGACTGCTCCCTAAGCCAGCACGCCTGGCTTCTTCAAAAACTCCACCAGTGCCGTGTTGAACTCCGCGGGGCGTTCCATCGGCGACATGTGTCCGGCTCCGCGGATTACCGCGCGCTGACACTTCGGAATGGCGTCGGCCATGGCGGTCATGACCTCCACGGGCGTGATGGCATCGTGCTCGCCCACCACGGTGAGGGTCGGCACGTCGATGTGGGTCAGGTGCTCGGTGGAATCTGGCCGCGTCGCCAACGCGCGCAGGGCGGCCTCGAGCGTTGCCGGTGGTGTCGCGAGCATCATTCGGCGTACGTCTTCAACGACCTGCGGCTGCTGCTCGAATGCGGCGGCGGCAACGAGTTTGGGCAGCATGGCTTCGACCACGGCCGTGGGGCCGGTCGCGCGCACCCGTTCGATCAACGCCATCCGATCGGCGACCCCAGCCTGCGTGTCGGCGTCGGCGCGCGTGTCGCAGAGGATCAGGGCACGCACGCGCGTGGCGTACTTGCGGTGGAACACGAGGGCAACGTACCCGCCCATCGACAGACCGCAGACGATCGCGCGTTCCCGGCTGTGCATCGCGTCGAGCAGGGCCGCAAGGTCATCGGCCAGGCGCTCGATCGTCAACGTATGCGTACCCAACGGGCTGCGCCCGAAACCGCGTTGGTCGGGCACGATCACCTGGCAGCGCTCCGCCGAGGCCTCCGTCTGTGCATTCCACATGGTGTGATCCAGGGGAAAGCCGTGGAGCAGCACGATCGGCGTTCCGTTACCGCGTGCCACGGCGTGCAGGTCGATGTCGTCTATCCTATATGTGTCAGGCATTCCGTCCTCCGCGTGCTTTCCTCTTCTGATTGCCTGTCCCCTTGGCCTTCCGTCAAGCCGCCGTGAGTACGCATCGGCTAGAGGAGCCAGGCGTAGCCGTCCCGCAGCGCCGCACCTCCACCACTTTCGAGAAGCCGGCCATGCGCAAGGATGACGCGGTCGAAGTCCCAAGTGAGGATGCGCGTCAAGCTGTCGCGCGCTGCAGCCCGATCGCGAACCAGGATTCTTTCCAACAGGCTCGGGCCACAGCGGCCATATGCGCCGATGAGCCGGAAGATCAATCGGGTCAGTGACGGGCTGTCGTCATGGATGTTGAACACCAGATCCGACACGATGAGTGTTCGGCTCGCCCGGTGCAAGAAAACCACCTCGTTCAGCAGCGGGTAACCGTGAACCAGCAACTGGTCGATCTGATCGCGCCAGCCGGGTGGCGCGTCTGCGTTCAGGACTCCACGGACGGCGAGGTCTGGCCGCTTGGTCTCGAGGCCTGGGGCGACGAAGAGTGCCAGGTCTGGATACGCCCGCGTGTACTCGCCGGCATAGAGATGGTGAAATCGGTTGGGAGCGACGACAAATCGCGG
This region of Candidatus Binatia bacterium genomic DNA includes:
- a CDS encoding DUF4336 domain-containing protein; amino-acid sequence: MLRELAPNLWVTERPQRFGGVEVGTRMTVIRLPEEKLFLHSPVTLDAGLRGELGRLGVPRFVVAPNRFHHLYAGEYTRAYPDLALFVAPGLETKRPDLAVRGVLNADAPPGWRDQIDQLLVHGYPLLNEVVFLHRASRTLIVSDLVFNIHDDSPSLTRLIFRLIGAYGRCGPSLLERILVRDRAAARDSLTRILTWDFDRVILAHGRLLESGGGAALRDGYAWLL
- a CDS encoding riboflavin synthase is translated as MFTGIIEEVGEVAETGTGELRIRARQILEDTKLGDSIAINGVDLTVAEFDSNSFKAHVMPETYRRSNLRVLKPGDRVNLERSVRPTDRLSGHIVRGVVEGTATIQSVEPEENAIIVRFRTPPELLRYMVVKGPVAIDGASLTIIDKTADSFAVSLVEYTQEHTSLLRKRPGESVNIETDIIARYVEGLFPTVRTETR
- a CDS encoding alpha/beta fold hydrolase codes for the protein MPDTYRIDDIDLHAVARGNGTPIVLLHGFPLDHTMWNAQTEASAERCQVIVPDQRGFGRSPLGTHTLTIERLADDLAALLDAMHSRERAIVCGLSMGGYVALVFHRKYATRVRALILCDTRADADTQAGVADRMALIERVRATGPTAVVEAMLPKLVAAAAFEQQPQVVEDVRRMMLATPPATLEAALRALATRPDSTEHLTHIDVPTLTVVGEHDAITPVEVMTAMADAIPKCQRAVIRGAGHMSPMERPAEFNTALVEFLKKPGVLA
- a CDS encoding cytochrome c maturation protein CcmE, producing MNRKARFVVAAFLLAGAVGYLMYSGVRQTAVYYFTINEFLAQKESLANEGIRVAGRVELGSVAKKMTPMGEELNFRLGEFKTDGSNDGTVPVHFVGIAPDMFKAAGGSDVIVEGKYRDGMIYAQSLLTSCPSKYEAETAKP